A segment of the Chryseobacterium scophthalmum genome:
TTTGCAGGCAGAACTGCTATGGGGACAGGAACTGGAGCAGGAATTGATAGCTGGACACTTGGAGAAGTAACCGGTACGCCAACGGTGACTTTACTTACTTCCAATCTGCCTATGCACAATCATGCTTCTGGTACAGAAACGGCTTCTATTAAAACATTTTCTGAAGGAGGTGATACAGGTTCGCCTTCAAATGCTACACTTGCATCATTACCAGGTTTATATTCAAGCCAGCCTGCAGATACAGCATTAAGACCAATTACAACGGCATTCAGCTTAAGCGTTGCCGGAGGAAGTCAGCCTATTAGTATTCAGCAACCGTTTTTAGGAATGAATTACATCATTTGCTTATACGGAATTTTCCCTTCAAGATCATAATTAATAATAAAAAAAGCCTCTAATAGTT
Coding sequences within it:
- a CDS encoding phage tail protein; its protein translation is MDGTMSEIRMFAGNFAPKSWAFCQGQLLAINTNQALFALLGTMYGGNGVTTFALPNFAGRTAMGTGTGAGIDSWTLGEVTGTPTVTLLTSNLPMHNHASGTETASIKTFSEGGDTGSPSNATLASLPGLYSSQPADTALRPITTAFSLSVAGGSQPISIQQPFLGMNYIICLYGIFPSRS